Genomic segment of Anaerolineae bacterium:
CCACGACGGCGTGACCGTGGCTAAAGAGATTGAACTGGAAGAGCCTTACCAAAATATGGGCGTCCAACTGCTTAAAGAAGCAGCCACCAAAACCAATGATATTGCCGGCGACGGCACTACTACCGCCACGGTGTTGGCCCATACCATTGTCACCGAAGGGCTAAAAAACGTGGCCGCAGGAGCCAATCCTATGCTGCTCAAACGCGGCATTGAGAAGGCCACCCAGGCCGTTACCGAGGCGGTCAAGGAGATGGCTATTTCCATTGATACCAAAGAAGAGATTGCCAGCGTGGCCTCTATCTCCGCCCAAAACCGCGAAATCGGCGAGTTAATTGCCGAGGTGATGGAAAAAGTGGGTAAGGACGGCGTTATTACTGTGGAAGAGAGCAAAGGGCTGGCCTTTGAAACAGATTATGTTGACGGTATGCAATTTGATCGGGGTTACATTTCTCCCTATTTTATTACCAGCCAGGAAACCATGCAGGCTGAATTGGAAGAACCCTACATCCTCATCCACGACAAGAAAATTTCTGTGGCCGCCGACCTGATTCCGGTTTTGGAAAAATTGGTTCAGACCGGCAGGCGCAATCTGCTTATTATTGCCGAGGACGTGGACGGCGAAGCCCTGGCCACCCTGGTATTGAACAAACTGCGCGGCACCTTCAGTGTAACCGCCGTTAAAGCCCCGGGCTTTGGCGATCGTCGCAAAGCTATGTTGCAAGACATTGCTATTTTAACCGGCGGCACAGTCATCAGTGAGGAGACAGGCCGCAAACTGGAAAGCGCCACCCTGGAAGATTTAGGCCAATGCGACAAAGTGACCATCACCAAAGACGACACCACCATTATTGGCGGTAAAGGTTCCGATCCTAACATCAAAGGCCGCATCAACCAGATCAAGGCCGAAATTGAAAACACCACCTCTGATTACGACCGCGAAAAGTTGCAAGAGCGCCTGGCCAAATTGGCCGGCGGTGTGGCCGTGATTGGCGTAGGCGCGGCTACCGAAACCGAACTTAAAGAGAAAAAGCACCGCGTGGAAGACGCCCTCAGCGCCACCCGCGCCGCCGTAGAAGAAGGCATTGTGCCGGGCGGCGGGGTAGCCCTGCTCAATATCATG
This window contains:
- the groL gene encoding chaperonin GroEL (60 kDa chaperone family; promotes refolding of misfolded polypeptides especially under stressful conditions; forms two stacked rings of heptamers to form a barrel-shaped 14mer; ends can be capped by GroES; misfolded proteins enter the barrel where they are refolded when GroES binds) translates to MAKQLVFQDEARRELKTGIDALAKAVATTLGPKGRNVALDKKWGAPTVTHDGVTVAKEIELEEPYQNMGVQLLKEAATKTNDIAGDGTTTATVLAHTIVTEGLKNVAAGANPMLLKRGIEKATQAVTEAVKEMAISIDTKEEIASVASISAQNREIGELIAEVMEKVGKDGVITVEESKGLAFETDYVDGMQFDRGYISPYFITSQETMQAELEEPYILIHDKKISVAADLIPVLEKLVQTGRRNLLIIAEDVDGEALATLVLNKLRGTFSVTAVKAPGFGDRRKAMLQDIAILTGGTVISEETGRKLESATLEDLGQCDKVTITKDDTTIIGGKGSDPNIKGRINQIKAEIENTTSDYDREKLQERLAKLAGGVAVIGVGAATETELKEKKHRVEDALSATRAAVEEGIVPGGGVALLNIMSALDNLKGDYPDEQTGINIVRRALQEPMRGIVRNAGLDGAVVVEEVRRRQAGQNNKSIGYDVMSGEYTDMVKAGIIDPAKVTRGAVANAASIAAMILTTEALITDIPEKEKPAPQMPPEY